In the genome of Desulfuromonas sp. DDH964, one region contains:
- a CDS encoding D-sedoheptulose 7-phosphate isomerase, producing the protein MAGENMTRDLIEVNLAEHRRTMELVAAELSGAIAGCAELLCGALAGGGKVLVMGNGGSAADAQHLAAELVGRFLRERRALPAVALTTDSSILTAVANDYGFEQIFSRQVEALAAPGDVVIGISTSGNSANVRIALASARAIGCKTVGLLGGSGGAIAAGVDLALVVPTAATPRIQEAHATIIHILCDLVERTLCDQPGAASGESP; encoded by the coding sequence ATGGCTGGTGAAAATATGACACGGGATTTGATCGAGGTGAACCTGGCTGAGCACCGGCGGACCATGGAATTGGTCGCGGCGGAGCTGAGCGGGGCGATCGCTGGCTGCGCCGAGCTGCTCTGCGGCGCCCTTGCCGGTGGCGGCAAGGTGCTGGTGATGGGCAACGGTGGCTCGGCGGCGGACGCCCAGCACCTGGCGGCCGAGCTGGTCGGGCGCTTCCTCCGCGAGCGCCGGGCGCTCCCCGCCGTGGCGCTCACCACCGACAGCTCGATCCTGACCGCGGTCGCCAACGACTACGGTTTCGAACAGATTTTCTCCCGCCAGGTCGAGGCGCTGGCCGCCCCCGGCGACGTGGTGATCGGCATCTCCACCAGCGGCAATTCGGCCAACGTCCGGATCGCCCTGGCCTCCGCCCGCGCCATCGGCTGCAAAACCGTCGGCCTGCTCGGCGGCAGCGGCGGCGCCATCGCCGCCGGCGTCGACCTGGCGCTGGTCGTGCCGACCGCGGCGACGCCGCGCATCCAGGAGGCCCACGCCACCATCATCCACATCCTCTGCGACCTGGTCGAACGCACCCTGTGCGACCAGCCGGGTGCCGCTTCTGGGGAGTCGCCATGA
- a CDS encoding SDR family oxidoreductase — translation MAHYLVTGGAGFIGSHIVDELLTRGETVRVLDNFATGKRENLAHCAGRIELIEGDIRDLETCRGACTGVDFVLHQAALGSVPRSIADPLTSHEVNVTGTLKMLLSARDAGVKRFVYAASSSTYGDHPELPKVEGRIGNPLSPYAVTKYADELYAQVFGRCYGLKTVGLRYFNVFGPRQDPFSQYAAVIPLFVSALLRGTAPTINGDGEQTRDFTFVANAVAANLLACSAPETAVGEVFNIACHERTSLNHLYARLQQLLGTAIPANYGPARAGDVRDSLADINKANRLLGYRGAVKVEEGLQRSIAWYRENL, via the coding sequence ATGGCTCATTATCTCGTCACCGGCGGCGCCGGCTTCATCGGCTCCCATATCGTCGACGAACTTCTCACCCGCGGTGAAACGGTGCGGGTACTCGACAACTTCGCCACCGGCAAGCGGGAGAACCTCGCTCACTGCGCCGGCCGCATCGAACTGATCGAAGGGGACATTCGCGATTTGGAGACCTGCCGCGGCGCCTGCACCGGGGTCGATTTCGTGCTGCACCAGGCCGCCCTCGGTAGCGTACCGCGCTCCATCGCCGACCCGCTCACCTCCCACGAGGTCAACGTCACCGGGACGCTGAAGATGCTGCTATCCGCCCGCGACGCCGGCGTAAAGCGCTTCGTTTATGCCGCCTCTTCGTCGACCTATGGGGATCATCCGGAGCTGCCCAAGGTCGAAGGGCGCATCGGCAACCCCCTCTCCCCCTACGCGGTGACCAAGTACGCCGATGAACTCTACGCCCAGGTCTTCGGCCGCTGCTACGGGCTGAAGACGGTCGGACTGCGTTACTTCAACGTCTTCGGACCGCGCCAGGATCCCTTTTCCCAGTACGCGGCGGTCATTCCGCTCTTTGTCAGCGCCCTGCTGCGGGGGACGGCGCCGACCATCAATGGCGACGGCGAGCAGACCCGGGATTTCACCTTCGTCGCCAATGCGGTGGCCGCCAACCTCCTCGCCTGTTCCGCCCCGGAAACGGCGGTGGGGGAAGTCTTCAATATCGCCTGCCATGAACGCACCTCCCTCAACCATCTCTACGCCCGCCTGCAGCAGCTGCTCGGGACCGCCATTCCTGCCAACTACGGCCCGGCCCGGGCCGGGGATGTGCGGGACAGTCTCGCCGATATCAATAAGGCGAATCGCCTGCTCGGCTACCGCGGGGCGGTCAAGGTCGAGGAGGGGTTGCAGCGCTCGATCGCCTGGTATCGGGAAAACCTGTGA
- a CDS encoding glycosyltransferase, whose amino-acid sequence MKAPAITVNVGRQGDGKRTVLWWGHFDPEYSRNRILRQVLANFGWSVRDFRPRSSALGDLEATLRGIETPALVWVPCFRQRDIVAAHRWARRRGVPLLVDPLISAYDKQVFERRKFNVDSGRARRLLTWERRCLGLADRVLADTVAHAEYFSKTLQVSIEKIQVVPVGAEEGLFSPGPWPSLGTGGALEILFFGSFIPLQGPRVIIEAARCYRGPAVRWVLVGDGPLLAECRQAAADLDQISFEPWVPYQQLPCRISQAHILLGIFGATPKASRVIPNKVYQAAACARPVVTLHAQAYPAELIAKENSGFFWVPPGDPVALAAAVADLASDPWSLPVFGAAARQSYEAFLSVAHIEKQLVQVLIDLGLHPRS is encoded by the coding sequence GTGAAAGCTCCCGCAATCACTGTCAATGTCGGCAGGCAGGGCGATGGGAAGAGGACGGTACTCTGGTGGGGGCATTTTGACCCCGAATACTCGCGCAACCGTATCCTGCGCCAGGTGCTTGCCAACTTCGGTTGGTCGGTACGGGATTTTCGTCCACGTTCCAGCGCCCTGGGAGACCTTGAAGCCACCTTGCGTGGAATAGAAACCCCCGCGCTGGTCTGGGTCCCCTGTTTTCGCCAGCGGGACATCGTCGCCGCCCATCGTTGGGCTCGACGGCGTGGGGTGCCCTTGTTGGTGGATCCCCTCATCAGCGCCTATGACAAACAGGTTTTCGAACGTCGCAAATTTAATGTCGACAGTGGCCGGGCCAGGCGGCTGCTAACTTGGGAGCGGCGTTGCCTGGGATTGGCTGACAGGGTCCTGGCTGATACGGTTGCCCATGCCGAATATTTCAGTAAAACCCTGCAGGTGTCGATCGAAAAGATCCAGGTGGTGCCGGTAGGTGCCGAGGAGGGGCTATTTTCCCCCGGCCCCTGGCCCTCCCTTGGCACTGGCGGAGCGTTGGAGATACTGTTTTTCGGCAGTTTTATTCCGCTACAAGGCCCCCGGGTTATTATCGAAGCAGCACGGTGTTACCGGGGACCGGCGGTACGCTGGGTACTCGTTGGCGATGGTCCGCTGCTTGCCGAGTGTCGTCAGGCAGCCGCGGACCTCGACCAAATTTCTTTCGAACCCTGGGTTCCTTATCAGCAACTACCTTGTCGGATTTCCCAAGCTCATATCTTGCTCGGGATATTCGGAGCCACGCCCAAAGCGTCGCGGGTGATTCCCAATAAAGTGTACCAAGCCGCTGCCTGCGCCCGTCCGGTAGTTACTTTGCACGCCCAGGCATACCCTGCTGAATTGATTGCAAAGGAAAATTCAGGTTTTTTCTGGGTTCCGCCTGGAGATCCCGTTGCCTTGGCGGCAGCGGTTGCCGACCTGGCCAGCGACCCGTGGTCTCTCCCCGTGTTCGGGGCGGCGGCACGGCAGAGCTACGAGGCCTTTCTCTCTGTGGCGCATATTGAAAAGCAACTCGTGCAAGTTCTGATCGATCTCGGGTTGCATCCTCGTTCCTGA
- a CDS encoding DegT/DnrJ/EryC1/StrS aminotransferase family protein, with protein sequence MKLPFLDLQAPGRELRKELEAAWQRVMESGWFILGPEVEAFEAEFAKYCGVKHCIGVGNGLDALHLILRGYDIGPGDEVIVPAHTFIATWLAVSQVGATPVPVDVLDETANLDPAQLAAAVTGRTKAILPVHLYGQPAAMQEILAVAESCGLRVIEDAAQAHGARYRGRRAGTLGDAGAFSFYPGKNLGAMGDGGAVTTDDDQLAERLRALRNYGSQEKYVHQVAGFNSRLDELQAALLRVKLGVLDEWNGRRMRLAQRYTVGLADCGLGLPQVPDWAESSWHLYVIRSPRRHQLQKALQAAGIGTLIHYPIPPYRQQAYAGLGADPARFPVTERLSGEILSLPMGPHIEDAQAEAVVASVRAAV encoded by the coding sequence ATGAAGCTCCCCTTCCTTGACCTTCAGGCCCCTGGCCGGGAGCTTCGGAAAGAACTCGAGGCTGCTTGGCAGCGAGTAATGGAATCTGGCTGGTTCATCCTGGGGCCGGAGGTCGAGGCATTCGAGGCTGAGTTTGCCAAATATTGCGGTGTCAAGCACTGTATCGGGGTCGGCAACGGCCTCGACGCTCTGCACCTGATTCTGCGCGGCTACGACATTGGACCGGGAGACGAGGTGATTGTCCCGGCCCATACCTTCATCGCCACCTGGCTGGCAGTCTCCCAGGTTGGCGCCACTCCGGTGCCGGTCGATGTACTCGATGAGACGGCCAATCTTGACCCGGCGCAGCTTGCCGCCGCGGTTACGGGACGAACCAAGGCGATTCTGCCAGTCCATCTTTACGGTCAACCGGCCGCCATGCAGGAGATTCTGGCCGTGGCCGAGTCCTGTGGTCTGCGGGTGATCGAAGACGCGGCCCAGGCCCATGGAGCCCGCTACCGCGGTCGGCGGGCCGGCACCCTCGGCGATGCTGGCGCTTTCAGTTTCTACCCTGGGAAGAATCTTGGTGCCATGGGCGACGGCGGAGCGGTGACCACCGACGACGACCAACTGGCCGAACGCTTGCGGGCGCTGCGTAATTATGGGTCCCAGGAGAAATACGTCCACCAGGTGGCGGGTTTCAATTCCCGACTCGATGAACTTCAGGCCGCCCTGCTGCGGGTCAAACTCGGCGTACTCGACGAATGGAATGGTCGCCGGATGCGCCTGGCGCAGCGCTACACCGTTGGCCTGGCCGATTGCGGCCTCGGCCTGCCGCAGGTACCTGACTGGGCCGAGTCCTCTTGGCATCTTTATGTGATACGCTCGCCGAGGCGCCACCAATTGCAGAAGGCATTGCAAGCAGCCGGCATCGGTACCCTGATCCATTATCCGATCCCTCCCTACCGCCAGCAGGCCTATGCTGGTCTAGGAGCCGATCCAGCCCGTTTCCCAGTAACTGAACGGCTCAGCGGCGAGATTCTCAGCCTGCCGATGGGGCCTCACATAGAAGATGCCCAGGCCGAGGCGGTGGTTGCTTCGGTTCGGGCGGCAGTCTGA
- a CDS encoding sugar 3,4-ketoisomerase, with product MSLLEECRIVELPKIQDPRGNLTFIEGSQHVPFAIERVYYLYDVPGGASRGGHAHKGLQQLIIAMSGSFDVVLNDGYGEQRFHLNRSYYGLYVCPMIWREIDNFSSGSVCLVLASNHYDEADYFRDYPDYVAARGITP from the coding sequence ATGAGCTTGCTCGAAGAATGCCGGATCGTTGAACTGCCCAAAATCCAGGACCCCCGCGGCAACCTCACCTTCATTGAGGGGAGCCAGCATGTTCCCTTTGCCATCGAGCGGGTTTACTATCTCTATGATGTCCCCGGCGGTGCCTCGCGCGGCGGTCATGCCCACAAGGGGTTGCAGCAACTGATTATCGCCATGTCAGGAAGTTTCGACGTGGTTCTCAACGATGGATATGGGGAGCAGCGCTTTCACCTCAATCGTTCTTATTACGGCCTTTATGTCTGCCCGATGATCTGGCGGGAAATCGACAATTTCTCTTCAGGTTCAGTCTGTCTGGTGCTCGCCTCCAACCATTATGACGAAGCGGATTACTTCCGGGACTATCCGGACTATGTCGCTGCGCGCGGGATTACCCCATGA
- a CDS encoding GNAT family N-acetyltransferase, translated as MRAVRYRGEERPAWDNFVRKAKNGLFLFFRDYMDYHADRFEDHSLLFYDEADKLCALLPANRREEALISHGGLTFGGVVSDERMTTAKMLEVFAAIADHARQEGLHQLVYKAVPHIYHTVPAEEDRYSLFLQNAILLKREVTSAINLATPLKLSKGRKCGISKAKKAGIEIRPSDDYDSFMAIEARLLLEKYGTKPVHSTAELQLLAGRFPGNIKLFGAFCNDELHAGLIIYSGANVAHVQYMATTEAGRECGALDLLVQQVIALYADQVRFFDFGISTEEGGRILNAGLLAQKEMFGARAVVHDTYQWDLT; from the coding sequence ATGAGGGCGGTTCGCTACCGGGGTGAGGAGCGACCCGCCTGGGATAACTTCGTACGCAAGGCGAAGAATGGGCTCTTCCTTTTTTTCCGTGATTACATGGATTACCATGCCGATCGTTTTGAGGACCATTCCCTGCTTTTTTATGATGAGGCGGATAAACTCTGCGCCCTGTTGCCGGCCAACCGCCGGGAGGAAGCGCTGATCAGCCATGGCGGCCTGACATTCGGCGGGGTGGTGAGTGATGAGCGGATGACCACGGCAAAAATGCTGGAGGTTTTTGCCGCCATTGCCGACCACGCCCGCCAGGAGGGGCTGCACCAGCTGGTTTACAAGGCGGTGCCCCACATATACCACACCGTTCCGGCCGAAGAGGACCGCTACTCTCTCTTTTTGCAGAATGCAATCCTGCTCAAACGCGAGGTAACCAGCGCCATCAACCTGGCGACTCCGCTGAAACTGAGCAAGGGGCGCAAGTGCGGGATAAGTAAGGCGAAAAAGGCCGGAATTGAAATCCGGCCCTCCGACGACTATGACAGCTTCATGGCGATCGAAGCGCGACTCCTTCTGGAAAAATACGGCACCAAACCGGTACATAGCACGGCGGAGCTGCAACTGCTGGCTGGCCGGTTCCCGGGAAATATCAAACTGTTCGGTGCCTTCTGCAATGACGAACTGCATGCCGGCCTGATCATCTACTCCGGTGCGAATGTCGCCCATGTCCAGTATATGGCCACTACCGAAGCTGGTCGGGAGTGTGGTGCCCTCGATCTGCTTGTCCAGCAGGTGATCGCCCTCTACGCGGATCAGGTGCGCTTCTTCGATTTCGGCATTTCGACCGAAGAGGGGGGGCGTATTCTGAATGCTGGTCTGCTCGCCCAGAAAGAGATGTTCGGGGCCCGGGCAGTGGTTCACGATACCTACCAGTGGGATTTGACCTGA
- a CDS encoding acetyltransferase, with amino-acid sequence MEKDSSKSIVIIGSGETAAIAYEYFTHDSPYTVAGFSVEAAYLKEPNFNGLSLVPFEEIEEHFPPEGYQAFVAVSSTKLNRVRTRLFHATKEKGYQCASYVSSRAFVWHNVKIGENCFIFEDNTLQPFVEVGENVVLWSGNHIGHNSRIGDNCFIASQVVVSGFCEIGANCFLGVNSTVINNISIGRDCFIGAGTLIQKNTGEGEVYQGESTKPSAVTSHRLFRIKE; translated from the coding sequence ATGGAAAAGGACAGTAGCAAATCGATTGTCATCATCGGTTCCGGAGAGACGGCGGCCATTGCCTATGAATATTTCACCCACGATTCGCCCTACACCGTGGCCGGATTCAGTGTCGAGGCAGCCTATCTCAAGGAACCCAACTTCAACGGCCTTTCGTTGGTCCCCTTCGAGGAGATCGAGGAACACTTCCCACCAGAGGGATACCAGGCCTTCGTCGCTGTCAGCTCAACCAAACTCAACCGGGTGCGGACCCGACTCTTTCATGCAACCAAGGAGAAGGGGTACCAGTGCGCCAGCTATGTCAGCAGCCGGGCCTTCGTTTGGCATAACGTGAAGATCGGCGAAAACTGTTTCATCTTCGAGGACAATACCCTGCAGCCCTTTGTGGAGGTGGGGGAGAATGTGGTGCTCTGGAGCGGTAACCATATCGGACACAACAGCCGAATTGGCGACAATTGCTTCATTGCCTCACAGGTGGTGGTGTCGGGTTTTTGTGAAATCGGCGCCAACTGTTTCCTCGGTGTCAACAGCACCGTCATTAATAACATCAGCATCGGCCGCGACTGCTTCATCGGCGCCGGTACGCTCATCCAGAAGAATACGGGTGAGGGGGAAGTCTATCAGGGGGAGAGCACCAAGCCGTCGGCGGTGACCAGTCACCGTTTGTTCCGTATCAAGGAGTAG
- a CDS encoding CgeB family protein has product MLLVAKPWRGGLADYLYQALTEIVPGSVEWWPTRPVTLGGRLAFARDKKGWYARLWERIDRCAAEAQIFINYPRELPPLAPRKNRILWLTDGPRPRPGELDPFGRVCLSDPGYVGEVKAALAAESFGGEVSFGYCPAVHAPRAPEGRREGACFIGNRDPKRDRYLAALFQAGHFPLVVGNYFLHHPFFWRHPLNFRPAVSNQAMGRIYGRHQLSLNIHAEVVREGTNMRTFECAAYGIAQLVEKRPGLERFFDLERELAVFSEETELVEKLAELLAAPERAKALAHRARQRVLAEHSYYHRAVQLLDGVLPAAVLRGRLQAAMARWSSSQGGSFR; this is encoded by the coding sequence TTGCTGCTGGTCGCCAAACCCTGGCGCGGCGGTCTGGCCGATTATCTCTACCAGGCGTTGACCGAGATCGTCCCCGGTTCGGTGGAGTGGTGGCCAACCCGCCCAGTGACTCTGGGTGGGCGGCTGGCCTTCGCGCGGGATAAAAAAGGCTGGTATGCACGACTCTGGGAACGGATCGACCGGTGCGCGGCGGAGGCGCAGATCTTTATCAATTATCCCAGAGAACTCCCACCCCTGGCGCCGAGGAAAAACCGCATTCTCTGGTTGACGGACGGACCTCGTCCCCGCCCCGGAGAACTGGACCCTTTTGGCCGGGTCTGCCTTTCCGATCCCGGATACGTGGGCGAGGTCAAGGCGGCACTTGCGGCGGAGAGCTTTGGCGGCGAAGTTTCTTTCGGTTACTGCCCGGCAGTTCACGCTCCACGAGCCCCTGAAGGCCGGCGGGAGGGAGCCTGCTTCATCGGTAACCGCGATCCCAAGCGGGATCGTTATCTGGCCGCCCTCTTTCAGGCCGGGCATTTTCCGTTGGTCGTAGGCAATTACTTTTTGCATCACCCGTTCTTCTGGCGCCATCCGCTCAACTTCCGCCCCGCGGTCAGTAATCAAGCCATGGGACGCATTTATGGGCGGCACCAGCTTAGCCTGAATATCCATGCCGAAGTAGTGCGGGAAGGGACCAATATGCGGACCTTCGAGTGCGCTGCCTACGGCATTGCCCAACTGGTCGAAAAGCGTCCTGGCCTGGAACGGTTCTTCGACCTGGAGCGGGAGCTTGCAGTGTTTAGTGAAGAGACGGAGCTGGTCGAGAAGCTGGCCGAGCTACTCGCAGCCCCGGAACGGGCAAAAGCTTTGGCCCACCGAGCCCGGCAACGGGTTCTGGCCGAACATTCCTATTATCACCGGGCGGTTCAGTTGCTTGACGGGGTTCTGCCCGCGGCCGTGCTACGTGGTCGACTACAGGCGGCCATGGCCCGCTGGTCCTCCTCGCAAGGAGGGAGCTTCCGCTGA
- a CDS encoding glycosyltransferase, whose translation MNSNQPIASIIVPAYNHANYIRDCLMSIYRQTYQNLELIIIDDGSRDATAAVIEAFLAEYEARFARVEFRSRPNRGVSATLNELVSLSRGEWIHPLSSDDMYLDNKVEVIWQAYQEWGVPEVALIYGDTLFMDMDGNPVEMPKGVRPPPGPNHQGYLELFFANRLNGPTMAFRRRAIEAIGGFDESLPMEDWDCWLRLSARYPIGRVPEPVSRYRYHADNSHRGQARMLRAMLLTFGKFLAKDAELLPAALIRKNWRKNLHRLYRWARREDPGFLPWLLAQALQSPLRLPTPADYTLAAKRIAHRLEGRS comes from the coding sequence ATGAACAGCAATCAACCCATAGCCAGCATCATTGTTCCTGCCTACAATCACGCCAACTACATCCGTGATTGTCTGATGTCCATTTATCGCCAGACTTATCAGAATCTGGAACTGATTATCATCGATGATGGATCCCGAGATGCAACGGCGGCGGTTATTGAGGCCTTTTTGGCAGAATATGAGGCGCGTTTTGCCCGGGTTGAATTCCGTTCCCGGCCCAACCGGGGGGTGAGTGCGACCCTCAACGAACTGGTCTCCTTAAGTCGTGGCGAATGGATCCATCCCCTCTCCTCCGACGACATGTATCTGGATAACAAGGTGGAGGTGATTTGGCAGGCCTACCAGGAATGGGGGGTCCCGGAAGTGGCGTTGATCTATGGCGACACCCTCTTCATGGACATGGACGGCAACCCCGTCGAGATGCCCAAGGGGGTCAGGCCGCCCCCTGGCCCTAACCACCAAGGCTACCTCGAACTTTTTTTCGCCAACCGCCTCAACGGGCCGACCATGGCATTCAGGCGCCGGGCCATCGAGGCGATCGGTGGTTTCGACGAAAGTCTGCCGATGGAGGACTGGGACTGCTGGCTACGTCTCTCGGCGCGCTACCCCATCGGCAGGGTGCCGGAGCCGGTCAGCAGGTACCGCTATCACGCCGACAACAGCCACCGCGGCCAGGCACGCATGCTGCGGGCCATGCTGTTAACTTTTGGTAAGTTCCTGGCCAAGGACGCAGAGCTCCTCCCCGCGGCTCTCATCCGGAAGAACTGGCGCAAGAATCTTCACCGCCTTTATCGCTGGGCGCGGCGGGAAGACCCGGGTTTTCTCCCGTGGTTGTTGGCGCAGGCGTTGCAGTCTCCCTTGCGCCTCCCGACCCCGGCGGATTATACACTGGCGGCAAAACGAATTGCGCATCGTTTGGAGGGGCGCTCGTGA
- a CDS encoding glycosyltransferase family 4 protein: protein MRIIQLLPELNEGGVERGVVELSRELVRLGHDSLVLSAGGNLAPQIAADGGRHISFDLCSKNPLTAPLRVVQLRRLLENLRPDILHARSRVPAWLGWLANRSLQLPFVTTVHGFNSVNAYSRVMTFGDRVICVSSAIRDYVQLHYGVPTEKMVVIPRGVDLVRFDPGQLDRQFQENFSREYGLEGRYVITSVGRITQLKDYETFIDALVRVKTVLPEVLGLIVGGVREDKQTYFRQLQQRIASAGAEEYIRFTGSQRQVAEIYALSDLVVSASKKPESFGRAAAEALAMETPVLATNHGGVVDIVRDGETGYLFPPGEAALLADLILRARLTSFAGLRDFVAKNFTLERMVAETLTVYKSELSKGSPGPNHEDS from the coding sequence ATGCGGATAATCCAGCTGCTGCCGGAACTGAACGAAGGCGGGGTCGAACGGGGGGTGGTGGAGCTGAGCCGGGAGTTGGTCAGGCTCGGGCATGACAGCCTTGTCCTCAGCGCCGGAGGAAACCTCGCCCCGCAGATCGCGGCGGACGGCGGGCGCCATATCAGCTTCGACCTCTGCAGCAAGAATCCGCTCACCGCTCCGCTGCGGGTGGTGCAGCTGCGACGGCTGCTGGAAAATCTCCGTCCCGATATCCTGCACGCGCGCAGCCGCGTTCCGGCCTGGCTCGGCTGGCTCGCCAACCGCTCCCTGCAGCTTCCCTTTGTCACCACGGTACACGGCTTCAACAGTGTCAATGCCTACAGCCGGGTGATGACCTTCGGGGACCGGGTGATCTGTGTCAGCAGCGCCATCCGCGACTATGTGCAGCTCCACTACGGCGTTCCCACCGAAAAAATGGTGGTCATTCCGAGGGGGGTCGATCTGGTGCGGTTCGATCCGGGCCAACTTGACCGCCAATTCCAGGAGAATTTCAGCAGGGAATACGGGCTCGAGGGGCGTTACGTCATTACCAGTGTCGGCCGCATCACCCAGCTCAAGGACTATGAAACCTTCATCGACGCCCTGGTCCGGGTCAAGACGGTCCTGCCCGAAGTCCTCGGGCTGATCGTCGGTGGGGTGCGGGAGGACAAACAGACCTATTTCCGGCAGCTGCAGCAGCGCATTGCCAGCGCCGGAGCAGAAGAGTACATCCGTTTTACCGGCAGCCAGCGACAGGTGGCGGAAATCTACGCCCTCAGCGATCTGGTCGTCTCCGCCTCAAAGAAACCGGAGAGTTTTGGGCGCGCCGCCGCCGAGGCGCTGGCAATGGAGACGCCGGTGCTGGCAACGAATCATGGCGGTGTGGTCGATATCGTCCGGGACGGCGAGACCGGCTACCTCTTCCCGCCGGGGGAGGCCGCCCTCCTCGCGGACCTGATCCTCCGAGCCCGGCTCACTTCTTTTGCCGGGTTACGGGACTTTGTGGCGAAAAACTTCACCCTGGAGCGGATGGTGGCGGAGACCCTGACGGTTTATAAATCAGAACTATCCAAAGGTTCTCCGGGACCGAACCACGAGGATTCTTAA
- a CDS encoding ELM1/GtrOC1 family putative glycosyltransferase: protein MIPGTDIRGRTLLVLSDGKPGHLNQSLAFADLLGLQAAVREVAFAFAGAKGLSYLLDRCGLHSPHLFQVKGALPDCCAVAAAGSATYYAAKVIARQLGVPVAAIMLPRGYRYDFDLILAQAHDRPPQRANILTLPINLCRPRPQGLVAAVPGKTSVALVIGGPSRHFQMDPETLRSQIEAIFALFPGADLLVTSSRRTPAAVEALLETFPFRRRVLYSREPINPIPDFLALSDYVFVTEDSTSMISEAVSFGAARVEVLPLQSTGARNKVGTMVATLAQRGCLHIFDGTLGDCDEKIDLAALLQGVRLCG from the coding sequence TTGATTCCAGGCACCGACATCAGAGGCCGGACGCTGCTGGTCCTCAGCGACGGCAAGCCCGGGCACCTGAACCAGTCGCTGGCCTTTGCCGACCTGCTCGGGCTGCAGGCCGCGGTGCGCGAGGTCGCCTTTGCCTTCGCCGGCGCCAAGGGGCTCTCCTATCTTCTGGATCGCTGCGGGCTGCATTCGCCGCACCTTTTCCAGGTCAAGGGAGCGCTGCCTGACTGCTGCGCTGTGGCTGCCGCCGGTTCCGCCACCTACTACGCGGCCAAGGTGATTGCGCGGCAACTCGGGGTGCCGGTCGCTGCCATCATGCTCCCCCGCGGTTACCGCTACGATTTCGACCTGATCCTGGCCCAGGCCCACGATCGGCCGCCGCAGCGCGCCAATATCCTGACCCTGCCGATCAACCTCTGCCGGCCGCGTCCGCAGGGGCTGGTCGCGGCCGTTCCCGGAAAGACGAGTGTCGCCCTGGTGATCGGCGGCCCGAGCCGGCATTTTCAGATGGACCCGGAGACCCTGCGCAGCCAGATCGAGGCGATCTTTGCCCTCTTTCCCGGCGCCGATCTGCTGGTGACCAGCTCTCGGCGTACCCCGGCAGCGGTGGAGGCGCTCCTTGAGACCTTCCCCTTCCGGCGCCGGGTCCTCTACTCGCGGGAGCCGATCAACCCGATCCCCGACTTTCTGGCGCTCAGCGACTACGTCTTCGTTACCGAGGACTCGACTTCGATGATCAGCGAGGCGGTCAGCTTCGGCGCGGCGCGGGTCGAGGTCCTCCCCCTGCAATCGACCGGGGCGCGCAACAAGGTCGGGACCATGGTTGCCACCCTGGCGCAGCGCGGCTGCCTGCACATCTTCGACGGCACCCTCGGGGACTGCGACGAAAAGATCGATCTCGCGGCGCTGCTGCAAGGGGTTCGGCTATGCGGATAA
- a CDS encoding Trm112 family protein, which translates to MSLDKKLLEILACPKCKGPVEPRPDESALVCQACRLSYPVRDNIPVMLIDEAEPF; encoded by the coding sequence ATGAGTCTTGACAAAAAGCTTCTTGAAATCCTCGCCTGTCCCAAATGCAAGGGGCCGGTCGAGCCCCGGCCCGACGAGTCGGCCCTGGTCTGCCAGGCCTGCCGACTGAGCTACCCGGTCCGGGACAATATCCCGGTCATGCTCATCGACGAGGCGGAACCTTTTTGA